Proteins found in one Streptococcus anginosus subsp. whileyi MAS624 genomic segment:
- the ytpR gene encoding YtpR family tRNA-binding protein, with the protein MIFTYNKEHVGDVLMVIVADGQGVKLAAERKGNVARIYRLDNGETVAWNIFQVSNLFNITERGQVFLTDEEISILNQELSQAGFEPELVNDLSPKFVVGEIVEMVAHPDSDHLNICQVKVAADKVVQIVAGAPNAKVGLKTIVALPGAMMPKGNLIFPGELRGEKSFGMMCSPRELQLPNAPQKRGIIELASSEVVGTAFDPAKHWQG; encoded by the coding sequence ATGATTTTTACATATAATAAAGAGCACGTTGGAGACGTGCTGATGGTGATTGTTGCAGACGGTCAAGGAGTTAAGTTAGCTGCTGAGCGCAAGGGAAACGTAGCGCGTATTTATCGTTTGGACAATGGAGAAACAGTTGCTTGGAATATTTTTCAGGTTTCTAATCTTTTTAATATTACCGAACGTGGGCAAGTTTTTCTGACAGATGAAGAAATTTCAATTCTGAATCAAGAATTGAGCCAAGCAGGTTTTGAACCAGAATTAGTCAATGATCTTTCCCCAAAATTTGTAGTAGGTGAAATTGTGGAAATGGTAGCTCATCCAGATAGTGATCACCTTAATATTTGTCAAGTAAAAGTAGCAGCAGATAAAGTGGTTCAAATCGTAGCAGGTGCGCCTAATGCTAAAGTAGGTCTCAAGACGATTGTGGCGCTTCCGGGTGCTATGATGCCAAAAGGAAACTTGATTTTCCCTGGTGAGTTGCGTGGAGAAAAGAGTTTTGGTATGATGTGCAGCCCTCGTGAATTACAATTGCCCAATGCTCCGCAAAAACGTGGGATTATTGAATTAGCAAGTTCAGAAGTAGTAGGAACAGCATTTGATCCAGCTAAGCATTGGCAAGGGTAA
- a CDS encoding single-stranded DNA-binding protein translates to MYNKVILIGRLVNTPELNKTANDKSVARATLAVNRRYKGQNGEREADFVNVVVWGKLAETLASYASKGSLISLDGELRTRRYEKDGVTHYVTEVLCNGFQLLESRAQRALRENNAGADLADLVLEEEELPF, encoded by the coding sequence ATGTATAATAAAGTAATTTTAATCGGTCGCTTGGTGAATACACCAGAATTAAACAAAACAGCTAATGATAAATCTGTGGCGCGTGCAACACTTGCTGTCAATCGTCGCTACAAAGGACAAAATGGTGAACGAGAAGCAGACTTCGTCAATGTCGTTGTTTGGGGCAAGTTAGCTGAAACCTTAGCAAGCTATGCAAGTAAAGGCAGCTTAATTTCGCTAGATGGTGAACTTCGCACTCGCCGCTATGAAAAGGACGGAGTGACGCATTATGTCACAGAAGTACTTTGCAATGGCTTTCAGCTATTAGAAAGCCGTGCACAGCGAGCTCTTCGTGAGAATAATGCTGGTGCAGATTTGGCAGACTTGGTTCTGGAAGAAGAGGAATTGCCATTTTAA
- a CDS encoding thioredoxin family protein translates to MIIPANIEELASFVKREGKVVFFFTAEWCGDCRFIKPFLPEIEAENPDFTFVEVNRDDYMEVAKKWDVYGIPSLVVLENGQEIGRFVNRERKTKTQINEFLAQLN, encoded by the coding sequence ATGATTATTCCAGCAAATATAGAAGAATTGGCATCATTTGTGAAACGCGAAGGAAAGGTTGTGTTCTTTTTCACAGCCGAGTGGTGTGGAGATTGTCGTTTTATTAAACCTTTTTTGCCTGAGATTGAAGCAGAAAATCCTGATTTTACCTTTGTTGAGGTCAATCGTGACGATTATATGGAAGTTGCCAAAAAGTGGGATGTGTATGGGATTCCTAGCCTAGTAGTCCTAGAAAATGGACAAGAAATTGGTCGTTTTGTTAATCGCGAGCGAAAAACGAAGACGCAAATCAATGAATTTTTAGCCCAGTTAAACTGA
- a CDS encoding DUF4651 domain-containing protein, which translates to MKAKKILLTTAALAGVGLAAYATKKTLDERKEAERREQLVAEIRKSLSELGDIATLYVQLYKSDEHRLVGGVVYEDNRHLTFVYENGELTYEEEQ; encoded by the coding sequence ATGAAAGCTAAAAAGATTCTATTAACAACGGCTGCACTTGCGGGAGTAGGGCTTGCAGCTTATGCTACTAAAAAAACGTTGGACGAGCGAAAAGAAGCTGAGCGGCGTGAGCAATTAGTTGCGGAAATTCGGAAAAGTTTGTCTGAGCTAGGCGATATTGCCACACTATATGTGCAATTATACAAGTCAGATGAGCATCGATTGGTTGGTGGTGTGGTGTATGAAGATAATCGACACCTCACATTTGTGTATGAAAACGGTGAATTGACCTATGAGGAAGAACAATGA